The Seriola aureovittata isolate HTS-2021-v1 ecotype China chromosome 2, ASM2101889v1, whole genome shotgun sequence genome has a segment encoding these proteins:
- the LOC130187018 gene encoding protein SSUH2 homolog isoform X1, whose product MWCNECSLLLFMSAVYPPLSAPPANMFNSVPGYEDTVAGGGGYLPPPMPVQPSAPPQPGPVADWSIPSLPEDLARGAFKDFASSHCCYSAGPANDGDITTMEPFNTFRYRLETFTESRSTEWAHKPYEGEPADFYTQTAPRPWEVPATAPSLFTDHKQEIRVPFTSSIKDCQDCHSTGTTPCEECHGNGYKQCSWCSGSGTRNDENCHHCNGTGRDRCSDCDSQGMKKCITCKGKRQLLTFIQLKVEWTNHVEDHVVEQNSGLKVDDLRSVSGKELFKNNQFLLYPVLGFPNPAIAEASERMIRDHQSKYSQTSRILQQRQLVELIPITKVNYKWKGDSHVYFVYGNENQVSADNYPATCCCVIL is encoded by the exons ATGTGGTGTAACGAATGTTCCCTTTTGTTGTTTATGTCAGCTGTGTACCCCCCCCTCTCCGCCCCCCCGGCCAACATGTTCAACAGTGTGCCTGGTTATGAGGATACTGTGGCAGGAGGAG gTGGTTATCTGCCCCCTCCCATGCCTGTGCAgccttcagctcctccacaacCTGGCCCTGTAGCTGACTGGAG catCCCATCACTGCCGGAGGATTTGGCTCGTGGGGCGTTCAAGGACTTTGCTTCATCTCATTGCTGCTACAGTGCAGGTCCGGCCAACGATGGAGACATCACCACCATGGAGCCGTTCAACACCTTTAGG TACCGACTGGAGACATTCACTGAGTCCAGGTCAACTGAATGGGCCCACAAACCTTAtgaag gtgagcCGGCTGACTTCTACACCCAGACTGCACCCCGGCCTTGGGAGGTCCCAGCCACGGCCCCCAGCCTCTTCACCGATCACAAGCAGGAGATTCGGGTGCCCTTCACCTCATCCATCAAG gactgCCAAGACTGCCACAGCACAGGGACGACTCCATGTGAAGAGTGCCATGGAAATGGATAC AAACAGTGCAGCTGGTGTAGCGGCTCTGGGACaagaaatgatgaaaactgCCATCACTGTAACGGTACCGGCAGAGACAG gtgctcAGACTGTGATTCTCAAGGGATGAAGAAGTGCATAACCTGTAAAGGAAAACGTCAGCTGCTGACGTTCATCCAGCTCAAAGTGGAGTG GACTAACCATGTGGAGGACCACGTGGTGGAGCAGAACTCTGGTCTGAAGGTTGACGATCTTCGCTCCGTCAGCGGAAAGGAGCTGTTCAAGAACAACCAGTTCCtg ctctaCCCAGTGCTCGGATTCCCAAACCCGGCCATCGCTGAGGCCTCCGAGCGTATGATCAGAGACCACCAAAGCAAGTACTCCCAGACCTCCAGGATCCTGCAGCAG aGGCAGCTGGTTGAGTTGATCCCCATCACTAAGGTGAACTACAAGTGGAAAGGCGACAGTCACGTCTACTTTGTCTATGGCAACGAGAACCAAGTCAGCGCTGACAACTACCCAgcaacctgctgctgtgtcatcctgtag
- the LOC130187018 gene encoding protein SSUH2 homolog isoform X2: MNSAAVYPPLSAPPANMFNSVPGYEDTVAGGGGYLPPPMPVQPSAPPQPGPVADWSIPSLPEDLARGAFKDFASSHCCYSAGPANDGDITTMEPFNTFRYRLETFTESRSTEWAHKPYEGEPADFYTQTAPRPWEVPATAPSLFTDHKQEIRVPFTSSIKDCQDCHSTGTTPCEECHGNGYKQCSWCSGSGTRNDENCHHCNGTGRDRCSDCDSQGMKKCITCKGKRQLLTFIQLKVEWTNHVEDHVVEQNSGLKVDDLRSVSGKELFKNNQFLLYPVLGFPNPAIAEASERMIRDHQSKYSQTSRILQQRQLVELIPITKVNYKWKGDSHVYFVYGNENQVSADNYPATCCCVIL; this comes from the exons ATGAACAGCGCAG CTGTGTACCCCCCCCTCTCCGCCCCCCCGGCCAACATGTTCAACAGTGTGCCTGGTTATGAGGATACTGTGGCAGGAGGAG gTGGTTATCTGCCCCCTCCCATGCCTGTGCAgccttcagctcctccacaacCTGGCCCTGTAGCTGACTGGAG catCCCATCACTGCCGGAGGATTTGGCTCGTGGGGCGTTCAAGGACTTTGCTTCATCTCATTGCTGCTACAGTGCAGGTCCGGCCAACGATGGAGACATCACCACCATGGAGCCGTTCAACACCTTTAGG TACCGACTGGAGACATTCACTGAGTCCAGGTCAACTGAATGGGCCCACAAACCTTAtgaag gtgagcCGGCTGACTTCTACACCCAGACTGCACCCCGGCCTTGGGAGGTCCCAGCCACGGCCCCCAGCCTCTTCACCGATCACAAGCAGGAGATTCGGGTGCCCTTCACCTCATCCATCAAG gactgCCAAGACTGCCACAGCACAGGGACGACTCCATGTGAAGAGTGCCATGGAAATGGATAC AAACAGTGCAGCTGGTGTAGCGGCTCTGGGACaagaaatgatgaaaactgCCATCACTGTAACGGTACCGGCAGAGACAG gtgctcAGACTGTGATTCTCAAGGGATGAAGAAGTGCATAACCTGTAAAGGAAAACGTCAGCTGCTGACGTTCATCCAGCTCAAAGTGGAGTG GACTAACCATGTGGAGGACCACGTGGTGGAGCAGAACTCTGGTCTGAAGGTTGACGATCTTCGCTCCGTCAGCGGAAAGGAGCTGTTCAAGAACAACCAGTTCCtg ctctaCCCAGTGCTCGGATTCCCAAACCCGGCCATCGCTGAGGCCTCCGAGCGTATGATCAGAGACCACCAAAGCAAGTACTCCCAGACCTCCAGGATCCTGCAGCAG aGGCAGCTGGTTGAGTTGATCCCCATCACTAAGGTGAACTACAAGTGGAAAGGCGACAGTCACGTCTACTTTGTCTATGGCAACGAGAACCAAGTCAGCGCTGACAACTACCCAgcaacctgctgctgtgtcatcctgtag